In Terriglobales bacterium, one DNA window encodes the following:
- a CDS encoding glucose 1-dehydrogenase — MRRFTLTANGNNSAAFRLDGRNAVVTGGASGIGRAIAISFAEAGASVHILEVDQTNAEETTKQIRKAGGKAQWTLCDVSNQQQVNELFGRIAGASPINILVNNAGVSHIGKLENTPEDEFDRVYRINVKGVYNCMYAVLDSMKTAGGGVILNLASIAGLAGLADRFAYSMSKGAVLTMTYSVARDYINHNIRCNCISPARVHTPFVDGFLRKNYPGREQEMMQKLSQLQPIGRMGQPEEVASLALFLCSDAAGFITGTNYPIDGGFLNLHG; from the coding sequence GTGAGGCGTTTCACTCTGACCGCAAACGGCAACAACTCGGCGGCATTCCGGCTGGACGGCAGGAATGCTGTCGTCACCGGCGGAGCGAGCGGCATCGGTAGGGCGATCGCGATTAGCTTCGCCGAGGCTGGCGCATCTGTTCACATTCTTGAAGTGGATCAAACGAACGCAGAAGAGACCACGAAGCAGATTCGTAAGGCTGGAGGAAAAGCCCAGTGGACACTCTGCGATGTTTCCAATCAGCAGCAAGTCAATGAACTCTTCGGGAGAATTGCCGGCGCCAGTCCGATCAATATCCTCGTGAACAATGCCGGCGTATCCCATATCGGGAAGCTGGAGAATACGCCGGAGGACGAGTTCGATCGCGTTTATCGCATCAACGTGAAGGGCGTGTACAACTGCATGTACGCCGTTCTCGATTCCATGAAAACTGCCGGTGGAGGCGTGATTCTGAATCTTGCCTCCATTGCCGGACTCGCCGGACTCGCCGATCGCTTCGCGTACAGCATGAGCAAAGGCGCGGTGCTGACCATGACGTATTCGGTAGCTCGCGACTACATTAACCACAACATCCGCTGCAACTGCATCTCCCCTGCCCGCGTGCATACTCCGTTTGTCGACGGCTTTCTACGCAAGAATTATCCCGGCCGTGAGCAGGAGATGATGCAGAAGCTCTCGCAGCTGCAACCGATCGGCCGCATGGGCCAGCCGGAAGAAGTCGCATCGCTGGCGCTGTTCCTGTGCTCCGATGCTGCAGGTTTCATAACGGGAACCAACTATCCAATCGACGGAGGATTTCTGAACCTGCACGGGTAG
- a CDS encoding TonB-dependent receptor, whose protein sequence is MRFAKKSTLLSIFFCLAFCLPALAQTRGGEANGTVSDASGAIVPGATVTLTNQGTNIQNTTTTNNNGYFVFVNVQPGNYKLKVEKAGFKAVESNLVVAVNQAVTQNMTLDVGSASTTIEVTAQAPVLDSTTSSLGTVIEEKTIQSLPLNGRNFTQLLTLTPGVTPVSTSQNKSIGGVEGNVGIPGSGFSDPSFHGQENRSKLYFYDGIINTNIRGPTYIVIPNIDMVQEFKVVGQDANADMGGAAGGVVNMVSKSGTNKFHGSAFEYVRNNAFDARNGFTDFDAAGNPKPPAAYHQNQFGATISGPIIHDKTFFSAGYDGWRFSQPSQGTSWVPTPAELNGDFSQTFISGTSNHIYNPFSTTGSGSNLTRSRFMCDTAGNPLAPNAQGIQPAGTPCDKIPQQLINPAMQAFLKTYVGQPNYANPADPTHNFIQNRASINNSNEVNARVDHRISQRDNIFLRFTQQNVYTYTPIGENAWTAGGSPGRNYGGDYVHTFGPSLIFDFRAGYAGRPGVDSSMQIRNSAGTGPMTQASFADIDKYQGMLVTLAAPWNNGAGGNSNIGIRGDAPRENPTRSFTPSLQWLKGNHNIKTGFWYIDAKRVQDNTFQTFAFSNTQTENPANSSNTGLSLASALLALPNSATGQLPNRAGGEVAFSYASWAAYIQDEWKMRSNLTLSLGLRYDYLTQPQTTDGRLWNSLDLQRQLWIIGATTMPGLCSAVGQAPCIPDAFQKDPHFNNVVLAGKQFFAPGPVKDNWGPRFGIAWQLHPKTVLRAGAGLYWDALPARSQYAQNDLEAEVWPDAVAFATGNVNTDGSFVPGAATPFRFLNQIQGNFPVTLPTTSPWAIGGFSDDPRYKDPYALQYHLEVQQELSPHSMFSVAYVGSQDGRLPWSGLANAARQASPNSTCASTDTACKNAYTAGIDAMRPMPWVNINNYTMSIARSSYNGLETKLDHRFSNGLSSLVSYTFSKSIDEGSGYFGVENSLAGGGSTVQSFYNLRSARGPSGYDVSHFFSWANVYQLPFGRGKKFLSSGPLSWILGNWESDSILQARSGIPYNLQVSGDIANLKGSAPSIGTYGRPNIIADPFIAGPVMANPDPKCHSTVSQGGSAPDSVLNKTNYFNPCAFTQPQGSFGDLGRNAFRGPAVWNMDFAMMKNFPIGEVTSIQLQFQAFNVFNVQNWEAPSQVTINSSGTTINSKAGQITSLAQGTTPREMQFGLRFVF, encoded by the coding sequence ATGCGTTTTGCGAAGAAATCGACTTTGCTGTCGATCTTTTTTTGTCTCGCATTTTGCTTGCCGGCACTCGCTCAAACTCGAGGCGGCGAAGCCAACGGAACGGTAAGTGACGCGTCTGGAGCCATTGTGCCAGGCGCGACAGTCACGCTCACCAACCAAGGCACTAATATCCAGAACACTACGACCACGAACAACAACGGCTACTTCGTTTTTGTTAACGTGCAGCCGGGTAATTACAAACTCAAGGTGGAGAAGGCGGGATTCAAGGCAGTAGAGTCGAACCTTGTAGTGGCGGTGAATCAGGCGGTGACGCAAAATATGACACTCGACGTCGGCAGCGCTTCCACGACGATCGAGGTTACAGCGCAAGCCCCGGTACTCGACAGTACGACAAGTTCCCTCGGCACGGTCATTGAAGAGAAGACCATTCAGTCTCTTCCGCTGAATGGACGCAACTTCACTCAGCTCCTCACGCTCACGCCGGGCGTTACTCCGGTGTCGACTTCGCAGAACAAGAGTATTGGAGGCGTGGAGGGAAATGTTGGTATTCCCGGATCGGGATTCTCTGATCCTTCTTTCCACGGGCAGGAGAACCGGTCGAAGTTGTACTTCTATGATGGCATCATCAACACCAATATTCGCGGTCCGACATACATCGTCATTCCCAACATCGACATGGTCCAGGAGTTTAAAGTGGTCGGCCAGGATGCCAATGCCGACATGGGCGGCGCCGCAGGCGGCGTAGTGAATATGGTTTCCAAGTCGGGAACAAATAAATTCCACGGCTCCGCCTTTGAATATGTTCGCAATAACGCCTTCGACGCACGCAACGGCTTCACCGATTTTGATGCGGCCGGCAATCCGAAACCCCCGGCGGCTTACCATCAAAACCAGTTCGGCGCGACGATCTCCGGCCCGATCATCCATGACAAAACATTTTTCTCAGCTGGCTATGATGGATGGCGTTTCAGTCAGCCGTCCCAGGGAACTTCATGGGTTCCGACTCCCGCCGAACTGAACGGGGACTTTTCCCAAACCTTCATTTCGGGAACCAGCAATCACATCTATAATCCGTTCTCGACTACCGGAAGCGGTAGTAACCTGACGCGTAGTCGATTCATGTGCGATACGGCCGGGAATCCGCTTGCACCGAATGCGCAAGGAATTCAGCCCGCGGGTACGCCTTGCGACAAGATTCCACAGCAACTGATCAACCCGGCAATGCAGGCTTTCCTGAAGACGTACGTTGGTCAGCCCAACTACGCGAATCCTGCCGACCCGACGCATAATTTCATTCAGAATCGCGCCTCCATCAATAACTCCAACGAGGTGAACGCCAGAGTTGATCACCGCATCAGCCAGCGCGATAACATCTTTCTTCGCTTCACTCAGCAGAACGTTTACACCTACACTCCGATTGGGGAGAACGCCTGGACAGCAGGCGGATCTCCCGGTCGCAATTACGGCGGAGACTACGTCCACACCTTCGGCCCAAGTTTGATCTTTGATTTCCGTGCCGGATACGCGGGCCGACCCGGGGTCGACTCCAGCATGCAGATCCGCAACTCGGCAGGCACCGGCCCGATGACTCAGGCTAGCTTTGCGGACATCGACAAGTACCAAGGCATGCTCGTGACGCTGGCGGCGCCTTGGAATAATGGTGCGGGTGGAAACTCAAATATCGGTATTCGCGGTGATGCGCCTCGCGAGAATCCTACTCGAAGCTTCACTCCCAGCCTCCAGTGGCTCAAGGGCAACCACAACATCAAGACAGGCTTCTGGTACATCGACGCAAAGCGCGTTCAGGACAACACGTTCCAGACGTTCGCGTTCTCGAACACGCAAACCGAGAATCCTGCAAATTCAAGCAATACCGGACTATCGCTAGCTTCCGCGTTACTCGCATTGCCGAACTCAGCAACCGGACAACTCCCTAACCGTGCAGGTGGAGAGGTAGCTTTCAGCTACGCATCTTGGGCTGCCTACATTCAGGATGAATGGAAGATGAGGTCAAATCTCACTTTAAGTCTCGGCCTCCGCTACGACTACCTTACACAGCCGCAGACCACCGATGGGCGACTATGGAACTCCCTCGATCTGCAGCGTCAATTGTGGATCATTGGCGCCACCACGATGCCGGGCCTCTGCAGTGCAGTCGGTCAGGCCCCGTGCATTCCAGACGCCTTTCAGAAAGATCCACACTTTAACAATGTGGTTCTGGCAGGTAAGCAGTTCTTTGCTCCTGGACCCGTGAAGGACAATTGGGGGCCGCGTTTTGGCATCGCATGGCAACTCCATCCCAAGACGGTACTGCGAGCCGGAGCCGGACTGTATTGGGACGCTCTCCCCGCGCGAAGCCAGTATGCGCAGAATGACCTTGAAGCCGAGGTCTGGCCAGATGCAGTGGCCTTCGCAACAGGCAACGTGAACACGGATGGCTCCTTTGTTCCGGGAGCTGCTACGCCGTTTCGATTCTTGAATCAGATCCAGGGAAACTTTCCTGTCACCCTGCCGACAACATCGCCGTGGGCTATCGGCGGATTTAGTGATGATCCGCGTTACAAAGACCCATATGCTTTGCAGTATCACCTGGAAGTCCAGCAGGAGTTGAGCCCCCATTCTATGTTCTCAGTGGCGTATGTAGGAAGCCAGGATGGCAGGCTGCCATGGTCCGGCTTGGCGAATGCGGCCCGACAGGCTTCGCCGAACAGTACCTGCGCCAGCACCGACACTGCATGCAAGAACGCCTACACGGCTGGGATCGACGCTATGCGTCCGATGCCATGGGTAAATATCAACAACTACACGATGAGCATCGCACGATCGAGCTATAACGGACTCGAAACTAAACTGGATCACCGCTTCTCGAATGGACTTAGCTCGCTCGTTTCCTACACCTTCAGCAAATCCATCGATGAGGGTAGCGGATACTTCGGCGTGGAAAACTCGCTTGCAGGCGGAGGCTCAACGGTCCAGAGCTTCTACAATCTCCGCAGCGCGCGTGGTCCTTCAGGCTATGACGTCAGCCACTTTTTCTCATGGGCGAACGTCTATCAGTTGCCCTTTGGCCGTGGTAAGAAGTTCCTCTCCAGCGGCCCGCTCTCGTGGATTCTCGGAAATTGGGAGAGCGATTCAATCCTTCAGGCCCGTTCCGGGATTCCCTACAACCTGCAGGTCAGCGGTGATATCGCTAACCTGAAAGGCAGTGCGCCGAGCATCGGAACCTACGGCAGACCAAACATCATTGCCGATCCGTTCATTGCTGGTCCGGTTATGGCGAACCCCGATCCGAAGTGCCATTCCACCGTCTCTCAGGGCGGCAGCGCTCCCGATTCGGTACTGAACAAGACAAACTACTTCAATCCGTGCGCGTTCACTCAGCCGCAAGGCTCGTTCGGCGATCTTGGACGCAACGCTTTCCGTGGCCCTGCAGTGTGGAACATGGATTTCGCCATGATGAAGAACTTCCCTATCGGCGAAGTTACAAGTATCCAATTGCAGTTCCAGGCGTTCAATGTTTTCAACGTGCAGAATTGGGAGGCGCCTTCGCAGGTTACGATCAATTCCTCAGGTACGACGATCAACTCGAAGGCAGGCCAGATTACCAGCTTGGCTCAGGGCACCACACCTCGAGAGATGCAGTTCGGCTTAAGGTTCGTGTTCTGA